One segment of Sinorhizobium mexicanum DNA contains the following:
- a CDS encoding efflux RND transporter permease subunit, with amino-acid sequence MNLGRLSINQPILAMVLSIVLLIVGAIAYPTLPVSEYPQVVPPTVTVTTQYPGASAQTVADTVAAPIEQEINGVEDMLYLYSQATSNGQLTITVTFKLGTDLDKAQVLVQNRVAIAQPRLPEEVQRNGVVTQKNSPDILMVVFMLSPDDTFDQLYISNYALLQVRDQLSRIDGVGDIQMFGARDYSMRLWLDPDRIANLGLTSSEVLAAIRAQNLQIAGGRIAEPPIEDRAFQPNLVFTGRLKDIKQFEDIVVKAGSDGRTVRLRDVARVELGALSYATSSFLLRKSAVALVVTQRPGSNALATAKHISDTMEQLKTSFPKGLDYNIGYNPTEFIAQSVHELIKTIYEAMVLVVIVVLVFLQGWRPAIIPIIAIPVSLVGTFAVMAALGFSINNLTLFGLVLAVGIVVDDAIVVVENVERHLQHGMSRREAALKTMEEVGGALVSIALVLCAVFVPTAFLGGISGQFFQQFAVTIAVATAISCFCSLTLSPALASQILMPHQEKRPPARWNIIARGWDNFTGLFNRTFDRLAHGYAAAADFMIRHTVVMLVIYFALIGSAGWLLATTSQGFIPAQDRGYVIISAQLPGAASLARTTAVVREIERIALDTPGIVRVGAFGGFSGATRTQASNAAALFPVFDEPEARLKKGLSANAITAELRKRLSVIQGASVIVIPPPTVPGIGTGGGFSIRVQDRQGRGPELLAAATDELVAAARKSPNLTSVFSPFTANTPQLFVDIDRVKAQKLGVPIANINDTIQTYFGSTYVNDFNLFGRTYHVTAQADLPFRKETTDLGRLRTRNAAGDMVMLGSVVDFNDISGPDRVARYNLYSASEVLGEPAPGVSSTTALNTIKKLADETLPSGFSFEWTDLSFQQVTGGNAALYVFPICVLFVYLVLAAQYGSWTLPLAVILIVPMCLFAATIGVRIMGQDVNILTQIGFVVLVGLAAKNAILIVEFARDIELEGKSRLEAVIEACRLRLRPILMTSLAFILGVLPLVVSTGSGSEMRQAVGVAVFFGMIGVTLFGLIFTPIFYMVVRNLAEGKNEGKPTQTTAAAAE; translated from the coding sequence ATGAATCTCGGAAGGCTCTCCATCAACCAGCCCATCCTCGCGATGGTGCTGTCGATCGTGCTCTTGATCGTTGGCGCGATCGCTTACCCGACGCTGCCGGTCTCGGAATATCCGCAGGTGGTGCCGCCGACCGTTACCGTCACCACGCAATATCCGGGCGCCTCGGCGCAGACCGTAGCCGACACCGTCGCGGCCCCGATCGAGCAGGAGATCAACGGGGTCGAGGACATGCTGTATCTCTACAGCCAGGCGACCTCGAACGGCCAGCTCACCATCACCGTCACCTTCAAGCTCGGCACCGATCTCGACAAGGCGCAGGTGTTGGTGCAGAACCGCGTCGCGATCGCGCAGCCGCGGCTTCCCGAGGAGGTGCAGCGCAACGGCGTCGTCACCCAGAAGAACTCGCCCGACATCCTGATGGTCGTGTTTATGCTATCGCCCGACGACACGTTCGATCAGCTCTACATCTCCAACTACGCGCTGCTGCAGGTCCGCGATCAGCTTTCGCGGATCGACGGCGTCGGCGACATCCAGATGTTTGGCGCGCGCGACTACTCGATGCGGTTGTGGCTCGATCCCGACCGGATCGCCAATCTCGGTCTGACATCGAGCGAGGTGCTGGCAGCGATCCGCGCGCAGAACCTGCAGATCGCTGGCGGACGGATCGCGGAGCCGCCGATCGAAGATCGGGCATTCCAGCCGAACCTCGTCTTCACTGGCCGCCTCAAAGATATCAAGCAGTTCGAGGACATCGTGGTGAAGGCCGGCTCCGATGGCCGTACAGTGCGCCTGCGCGACGTCGCCCGCGTCGAACTCGGTGCGCTGTCCTACGCCACCAGCAGCTTCCTGCTGCGCAAGTCGGCCGTCGCCCTGGTGGTGACACAACGGCCCGGATCGAACGCGCTCGCCACGGCGAAGCATATCTCCGACACGATGGAGCAGCTCAAGACGAGCTTCCCGAAGGGGCTCGACTACAATATCGGCTACAACCCCACTGAATTTATCGCCCAATCGGTCCATGAGCTGATCAAGACGATCTACGAGGCGATGGTGCTCGTCGTCATCGTGGTGCTGGTGTTTTTGCAGGGCTGGCGGCCGGCGATCATCCCGATCATCGCGATCCCGGTTTCGCTGGTAGGCACTTTCGCGGTTATGGCCGCGCTCGGATTCTCGATCAATAATTTGACGCTGTTCGGTCTGGTTCTCGCTGTCGGCATCGTGGTCGACGACGCCATCGTGGTTGTCGAGAATGTCGAGCGACATCTCCAGCACGGTATGAGCCGGCGCGAGGCGGCGCTCAAGACCATGGAGGAGGTCGGCGGCGCGCTGGTCTCGATCGCGCTGGTGCTGTGCGCGGTTTTCGTGCCCACAGCCTTCCTGGGCGGCATTTCCGGACAGTTCTTCCAGCAATTCGCCGTGACCATCGCGGTCGCGACCGCGATCTCGTGCTTTTGCTCGCTGACGTTGTCGCCGGCGCTCGCCTCGCAGATTCTGATGCCGCACCAGGAGAAACGTCCGCCGGCACGCTGGAACATCATTGCGCGCGGCTGGGACAATTTCACCGGGCTGTTCAACCGCACCTTCGATCGCCTGGCGCACGGCTACGCGGCCGCCGCCGACTTCATGATCCGGCATACGGTGGTGATGCTTGTGATCTATTTCGCGCTGATCGGCAGCGCCGGCTGGCTGCTCGCCACCACCTCGCAGGGCTTCATTCCCGCGCAGGATCGCGGTTACGTCATCATCTCGGCGCAATTGCCAGGCGCCGCGTCGCTGGCGCGGACCACTGCGGTGGTGCGCGAAATCGAGCGGATCGCGCTGGATACGCCGGGTATCGTCCGTGTCGGGGCTTTCGGCGGCTTCTCCGGTGCAACGCGCACGCAGGCGAGCAACGCGGCGGCGCTGTTTCCGGTGTTCGACGAGCCGGAGGCGCGGCTGAAGAAGGGATTGTCGGCGAATGCCATCACGGCCGAACTGCGCAAGCGACTGTCGGTGATCCAGGGCGCTTCCGTCATCGTCATTCCACCGCCCACAGTGCCGGGTATCGGAACAGGCGGCGGCTTCAGCATCCGCGTCCAGGATCGACAAGGGCGCGGACCAGAGCTGCTGGCAGCCGCGACCGACGAACTGGTAGCGGCCGCGCGTAAATCACCGAATCTCACCTCGGTGTTCTCGCCGTTCACGGCGAATACGCCGCAGCTGTTCGTCGACATCGATCGCGTCAAGGCGCAGAAGCTCGGCGTGCCGATCGCCAACATCAATGATACGATCCAGACCTATTTTGGCTCGACCTATGTCAACGACTTCAACCTGTTCGGACGCACTTATCACGTCACGGCGCAGGCCGACCTGCCATTCCGCAAGGAGACCACGGATCTTGGGCGGCTGCGCACTCGTAACGCCGCCGGCGACATGGTGATGCTCGGCAGCGTGGTGGACTTCAATGACATCTCGGGACCCGATCGCGTTGCGCGCTACAATCTCTACTCGGCGTCCGAGGTATTGGGTGAGCCGGCACCGGGTGTAAGCTCGACGACTGCGCTCAACACCATCAAGAAACTGGCCGACGAAACATTGCCGAGCGGCTTTTCCTTCGAATGGACCGATCTGTCCTTTCAACAGGTGACGGGCGGCAATGCCGCGCTCTACGTGTTCCCGATCTGTGTGCTGTTCGTCTATCTGGTACTGGCGGCGCAATATGGCAGCTGGACCCTGCCATTGGCGGTGATCCTGATCGTGCCGATGTGCCTGTTCGCAGCCACCATCGGCGTGCGTATCATGGGCCAGGACGTCAACATCCTGACCCAGATCGGCTTCGTAGTGCTGGTGGGGCTTGCGGCCAAGAACGCGATCCTGATCGTTGAGTTCGCGCGCGACATCGAGCTCGAGGGCAAGTCGCGGCTGGAGGCTGTCATCGAGGCCTGCCGCCTCCGGCTGCGGCCGATCCTCATGACCTCGCTCGCCTTCATCCTCGGCGTGCTGCCGCTGGTAGTGTCTACCGGTTCCGGCTCGGAGATGCGCCAGGCGGTCGGCGTCGCCGTGTTCTTCGGGATGATCGGCGTCACGTTGTTCGGCCTGATCTTCACGCCGATCTTCTACATGGTGGTGCGCAACCTTGCGGAAGGCAAGAACGAGGGCAAGCCGACCCAGACGACGGCGGCCGCGGCGGAGTGA
- a CDS encoding ABC transporter substrate-binding protein, with product MKSGFFATVAACSLSLAAPASAQGVKIGILNDQSGVYADYGGQYSVEAARMAIEDFGGEVLGHKVELVDADHQNKPDLAVSIARRWYDADGVDMITELTTSTVALAVQELSNEKKKIDIVVGSGTSRITGDACTPYSFHWAYDNHAIAVGTGGALVKAGGDTWFFLTADYAFGHALEKDTSEIVTDAGGKVVGSVRVPLNSSDFSSFLLQAQSSKAKIIGLANAGQDTANSIKQAAEFGIFRQGQKLAGLLMTLSEVHGLGLDAAQGLMLTEGFYWDHDDRSRAFSERFFKRTGRMPNTNHAGTYSATLSYLKAVKAAGTKDTETVAKKLKELPVDDAFAKGKVLANGRMVHDMYLFEVKKPSESKKPWDYYKQLAVVPGDQAFFTAKESGCPLTK from the coding sequence ATGAAATCAGGATTTTTCGCCACAGTCGCGGCGTGTAGCCTGTCGCTCGCGGCGCCGGCGTCGGCGCAAGGTGTCAAGATCGGCATTCTGAACGACCAGTCCGGCGTCTATGCCGACTACGGCGGCCAATATTCGGTCGAAGCCGCGCGGATGGCCATCGAGGATTTCGGCGGCGAGGTGCTCGGCCACAAGGTCGAGCTGGTCGACGCCGATCACCAGAACAAGCCCGATCTCGCCGTCTCAATCGCGCGGCGCTGGTATGATGCCGACGGCGTCGACATGATCACCGAGCTGACGACGTCGACGGTCGCGCTGGCGGTGCAGGAACTCTCCAATGAAAAGAAGAAGATCGATATCGTAGTCGGCTCCGGGACCTCGCGCATCACCGGCGATGCATGCACGCCCTACAGCTTTCACTGGGCCTACGACAACCACGCGATTGCGGTCGGTACGGGCGGCGCGCTGGTGAAGGCAGGCGGCGACACCTGGTTCTTTCTCACCGCCGACTACGCGTTCGGCCACGCGCTGGAAAAGGACACGAGTGAGATCGTCACCGATGCCGGCGGCAAGGTGGTAGGCTCGGTTCGCGTGCCGCTGAACTCGTCGGACTTCTCCTCCTTCCTGCTGCAGGCGCAGAGCTCGAAGGCGAAAATCATCGGCCTCGCCAATGCCGGCCAGGACACCGCCAACTCGATCAAGCAGGCGGCCGAGTTCGGCATCTTCCGGCAGGGCCAGAAGCTTGCCGGCCTCCTGATGACGCTCTCCGAAGTTCACGGCCTCGGTCTCGACGCGGCGCAGGGCCTGATGCTGACCGAAGGGTTCTACTGGGATCACGACGACCGGAGTCGCGCTTTCTCCGAACGCTTCTTTAAGCGCACCGGGCGCATGCCGAACACGAACCATGCCGGTACGTATTCGGCGACACTGAGCTATCTGAAGGCGGTGAAAGCCGCCGGCACCAAGGACACCGAGACAGTCGCCAAGAAGCTGAAAGAGCTGCCGGTCGACGACGCCTTTGCCAAGGGCAAGGTGCTGGCGAACGGTCGCATGGTGCACGACATGTACCTGTTCGAGGTCAAGAAACCCTCTGAGTCGAAGAAGCCGTGGGACTACTACAAGCAGCTCGCGGTGGTGCCGGGCGATCAAGCCTTCTTCACCGCCAAGGAAAGCGGTTGCCCGCTGACGAAGTGA
- a CDS encoding cytochrome P460 family protein → MVNERYRFTSIGNSAMRIVGALGVALAGLSVIGAATAYGQMEKRSQYEGTTAAVVDGKGNLQVPSDYRTAYQMLGSWAVAKEDGPGSKDLHVVYASPGTIAAYRKDGHFPDGAVLVKEVYHATTQDMTTGTVSSAGTLAGWFVMVKDSVGRFPENKLWGDGWGWAWFDATDPQKTTSTDYKTDCQSCHVPARESDWIYTHGYPPLNR, encoded by the coding sequence ATGGTCAACGAACGCTACCGGTTCACCAGCATAGGGAACAGTGCCATGAGAATCGTTGGTGCCTTGGGCGTCGCCCTGGCGGGATTGTCCGTGATCGGCGCCGCCACTGCCTACGGGCAGATGGAAAAACGCTCACAGTACGAGGGAACGACTGCAGCCGTTGTCGACGGCAAGGGAAATCTGCAGGTGCCTTCCGACTATCGGACCGCCTATCAGATGCTGGGCAGCTGGGCAGTGGCGAAAGAAGACGGTCCGGGGTCAAAGGATCTGCACGTGGTCTATGCCTCGCCCGGAACCATCGCCGCATATCGCAAGGACGGTCACTTTCCCGACGGCGCCGTTCTCGTGAAGGAAGTGTACCATGCGACTACCCAGGATATGACAACCGGAACCGTAAGCAGTGCCGGCACCCTGGCCGGGTGGTTCGTCATGGTGAAAGACAGCGTCGGCCGATTTCCGGAAAACAAGCTTTGGGGCGACGGCTGGGGTTGGGCCTGGTTCGACGCAACTGATCCCCAGAAGACCACATCCACCGACTACAAGACGGACTGTCAGTCCTGTCACGTGCCGGCGCGAGAGTCGGACTGGATCTACACGCACGGCTATCCGCCCCTGAACCGATAA
- a CDS encoding NADP-dependent oxidoreductase gives MKAIIVTDQAAGTAGMKLVEHPDPQAAINDVVVQVHASGFTSGELTWPSTWTDRLDRDRTPSIPGQELAGVVTALGYGTTGLSVGQRVFGLSDSYRGGTLAEYVAVEARNLAPLPGDVDFTAGASVAMPGLTAWQGLFVHGRLQAGQSILVHGAAGAVGSMVTQLAREAGAYVIGTGRTADRQKAVDFGVHEFVDLDNDVLEDVGGVDLVFDVIGGDIAKRSAGVIRAGGTLVTIAGPTEARPADGLTIDFVLVSDRAQLGQIVQRVRDGRLRTNIGNIATLDDAVAAFNPTKRISGKTIIRVRP, from the coding sequence ATGAAGGCAATCATTGTGACGGACCAGGCTGCGGGAACGGCCGGGATGAAGCTGGTGGAGCACCCCGATCCGCAGGCAGCGATAAACGACGTCGTCGTTCAGGTTCATGCGTCGGGGTTCACCTCGGGTGAGCTGACGTGGCCATCGACCTGGACCGATCGCCTCGATCGTGACCGGACACCATCAATTCCCGGACAGGAGCTGGCCGGAGTGGTCACCGCCCTCGGTTATGGCACAACGGGGCTGTCGGTGGGACAGCGAGTGTTCGGCCTTTCGGACTCGTATCGCGGCGGCACCTTGGCGGAATATGTAGCCGTCGAGGCGCGCAACCTCGCGCCGCTGCCGGGCGACGTCGACTTTACGGCAGGCGCGAGCGTAGCGATGCCGGGCCTGACAGCGTGGCAGGGATTATTCGTGCACGGCCGCCTTCAGGCCGGGCAGAGCATCCTCGTGCACGGCGCGGCAGGCGCAGTCGGTTCGATGGTGACGCAACTCGCAAGAGAGGCCGGTGCTTACGTCATCGGCACCGGACGCACAGCCGACCGTCAGAAGGCGGTCGACTTCGGCGTGCACGAGTTCGTCGACCTCGACAACGACGTTCTCGAAGACGTCGGCGGCGTCGATCTGGTTTTCGATGTCATCGGCGGTGACATCGCAAAGCGGTCCGCAGGCGTGATCAGGGCCGGAGGAACACTGGTAACCATCGCCGGGCCGACCGAGGCGCGGCCCGCCGACGGCCTGACGATCGACTTTGTTCTGGTGTCCGATCGCGCCCAACTGGGTCAGATCGTCCAGAGGGTGCGTGACGGCCGGCTGCGGACGAACATCGGCAACATTGCGACCCTCGACGATGCCGTTGCCGCTTTCAATCCGACCAAGCGGATCAGCGGCAAGACGATCATCCGTGTTCGTCCATGA
- a CDS encoding NADP-dependent oxidoreductase gives MKAIVVTDQAAGTAGMKLAERPEPQAAINDVIVQIHASGFVPTELTWPSTWTDRRDRDRTPSIPGHELSGVVTALGYGTTGLSVGQRVFGLADWHRDGTLAEYVAIEARNLAPLPGDVDFTVGASLPISGLTAWQGLFEHGRLQAGQSVLAHGAAGAVGSMVTQLAREAGAYVIGTGRAADRQKALDFGAHQFVDLDNDVLEDIGGVDLVFDVIGGEIQKRSAGLIRAGGTLVTIVGPAEARPVDGLAVDFVVEADRAQLTEIVQRVRDGRLRTNIGDVSTLDDAIAAFNSTERRTGKTIISIRS, from the coding sequence ATGAAAGCGATCGTGGTAACGGATCAGGCGGCAGGAACGGCCGGGATGAAGCTGGCCGAGCGGCCGGAACCGCAGGCAGCGATAAACGACGTCATCGTTCAGATTCATGCGTCGGGATTCGTCCCGACTGAGCTGACGTGGCCCTCGACCTGGACCGATCGCCGTGACCGTGATCGAACACCCTCGATCCCCGGGCACGAATTGTCCGGAGTGGTCACCGCTCTCGGCTACGGCACGACGGGATTGTCGGTAGGGCAGCGGGTGTTCGGCCTCGCCGACTGGCATCGCGACGGAACCTTGGCGGAGTATGTAGCCATCGAGGCGCGCAATCTCGCGCCGTTGCCGGGCGATGTCGACTTCACGGTGGGCGCGAGCCTGCCGATCTCCGGCCTGACCGCGTGGCAGGGACTGTTCGAGCACGGGCGCCTTCAGGCGGGGCAGAGCGTCCTCGCGCACGGCGCGGCCGGTGCGGTCGGATCGATGGTGACGCAACTCGCACGAGAGGCCGGCGCCTATGTCATCGGCACCGGCCGTGCCGCCGACCGACAGAAGGCGCTGGACTTCGGCGCCCATCAGTTCGTCGACCTCGACAACGACGTTCTCGAAGACATCGGCGGTGTCGATCTGGTGTTTGATGTCATCGGCGGCGAGATCCAGAAGCGGTCCGCAGGCCTGATTCGAGCCGGAGGGACACTGGTGACCATCGTCGGGCCGGCCGAGGCGCGGCCCGTCGACGGCCTAGCGGTCGACTTCGTTGTCGAGGCCGATCGTGCCCAGCTGACTGAGATCGTCCAGCGGGTGCGTGACGGGCGACTGCGGACGAACATCGGCGACGTTTCGACCCTCGACGATGCCATCGCCGCCTTCAATTCGACCGAACGACGCACGGGAAAGACGATCATCAGCATTCGTTCGTGA
- a CDS encoding (2Fe-2S)-binding protein, translating into MAFTLKINGTPHEVDVDGDTPLLWVLRDVLGMTGTKFGCGQSLCGACTVHLDGQAVRSCQTPVDSIGGSAVTTIETIGDTPQGAALQKAWLELEVVQCGYCQSGQIMSAAALLKGTPKPTDDDIDAAMSGNVCRCGTYQRIRAAIKHAAGV; encoded by the coding sequence ATGGCTTTCACGTTAAAGATCAACGGCACCCCCCATGAGGTCGATGTCGATGGCGACACCCCGCTGCTGTGGGTGTTGCGCGATGTGCTCGGAATGACCGGGACCAAGTTCGGATGCGGCCAGTCGCTTTGTGGCGCCTGCACCGTGCACCTCGACGGTCAGGCGGTCCGCTCCTGCCAGACACCGGTCGACAGCATCGGCGGCAGCGCGGTCACCACGATCGAGACGATCGGCGACACGCCGCAGGGCGCGGCCTTGCAGAAGGCGTGGCTGGAGCTGGAGGTGGTGCAGTGCGGCTATTGCCAGTCCGGCCAGATCATGTCGGCGGCGGCACTGCTGAAGGGCACGCCGAAGCCAACGGATGACGACATCGACGCCGCAATGTCGGGCAATGTCTGCCGATGTGGCACCTATCAGCGCATCCGCGCTGCGATCAAGCACGCTGCGGGAGTTTGA
- a CDS encoding xanthine dehydrogenase family protein molybdopterin-binding subunit gives MDGLIQREQIADESAVSRRTFLHGAGLLLGFTLTGASTESVFAAPASRVVENEVTGTFAPNGFIRINPTGAVTLIMPMAEMGQGVYTALSMLLAEELEVKLDQIQVQHAPANDALYANPFLHIQTTGASSSVRAFWTPLRQAGAVGRNLLIAAAAKRWNVDPESCRAIDGAVFDASGSRHLSYGELAKAAAKLPLPPVENVKLKDPKDFTLIGTRAKRVDSSIKVDGRVLYGIDARLPGMKVAAIAISPVLGGKAKTVDEKAALAVKGVRQVVNIDEAVAVVADHMGAAKKGLEAAAITWDDGPNGKVSNADIVKQLEEESKKPGVVARNDGDAEKALAEAAQRLEAIYQVPFLAHAAMEPMNCTVHLQKDRCDIWVGTQAMSLTQSVVAELTGLPKDAIKIHNHLIGGGFGRRLEADGTVLAVKIAKHVDGPVKVIWSREEDIQHDMYRPYYFDQLSAGLDAAGKPVAWKHRIAGSSITARYIPYWFKDGLDFDAVEAAAEPPYELPNIHVDYVRVEPPGVRTAFWRGVGPTHNVFVVESFMDELAHAAKQDPVAYRMGLLGHNPRALAVLSLAAEKAGWGSRLPARHGRGISVQFAFGSYLSQVAEVEVATDGSVKVKRIVCAVDCGMHVNPDTIEAQVQGGTLFGLTAALYGSITFKDGRVEQSNFDSYLPMRIDEVPVVETHLIKNAEAPGGIGEAPTSIVSAAVTNAIFAATGKRLRSLPIDTNSLKSSS, from the coding sequence ATGGATGGGCTTATTCAGAGAGAGCAGATTGCCGATGAATCCGCGGTGTCGCGGCGCACCTTTCTTCACGGCGCAGGCTTGTTGCTTGGTTTTACGCTGACCGGTGCAAGCACGGAGTCCGTCTTCGCAGCGCCTGCTTCGCGGGTGGTCGAAAACGAGGTCACGGGTACTTTCGCGCCGAACGGATTTATACGGATCAATCCAACCGGCGCCGTGACCCTGATCATGCCGATGGCTGAGATGGGACAAGGGGTTTACACGGCGCTCTCGATGCTTCTGGCTGAAGAACTGGAAGTGAAGCTTGACCAGATACAGGTTCAGCACGCACCGGCAAATGATGCGCTTTACGCCAACCCGTTCCTGCACATTCAAACTACAGGTGCGTCCTCCTCCGTCCGTGCCTTCTGGACGCCGCTGCGTCAGGCAGGGGCGGTCGGTCGTAATCTGCTGATTGCGGCCGCCGCCAAGCGGTGGAATGTCGATCCGGAAAGTTGCCGGGCCATTGACGGCGCCGTGTTCGATGCGTCCGGCTCGAGGCATCTGAGCTACGGCGAACTTGCGAAGGCTGCGGCGAAATTGCCTTTGCCGCCTGTAGAAAACGTCAAATTGAAGGATCCGAAGGACTTCACCCTGATAGGCACGCGGGCCAAGCGTGTGGATTCATCGATAAAGGTTGATGGGCGCGTGCTCTACGGCATCGACGCACGACTGCCGGGTATGAAGGTCGCGGCGATTGCTATTTCGCCTGTGCTCGGTGGCAAGGCGAAAACGGTGGACGAGAAGGCCGCACTGGCAGTGAAGGGCGTCCGGCAGGTGGTCAATATCGATGAAGCTGTTGCCGTGGTGGCGGATCACATGGGTGCGGCGAAGAAGGGGCTCGAGGCTGCCGCCATCACTTGGGACGACGGGCCGAATGGCAAGGTCAGCAACGCCGACATCGTCAAGCAATTGGAAGAGGAATCCAAAAAACCGGGCGTGGTTGCCCGTAACGACGGTGACGCGGAGAAGGCCCTCGCGGAAGCGGCGCAACGGCTCGAAGCCATCTATCAGGTGCCGTTCCTGGCCCATGCGGCGATGGAGCCCATGAACTGTACCGTTCATCTGCAGAAGGATCGTTGCGATATCTGGGTCGGGACGCAGGCGATGTCGCTCACGCAGTCTGTGGTAGCCGAACTCACCGGGCTGCCAAAGGATGCGATCAAAATTCACAATCATCTGATTGGCGGTGGCTTCGGCCGAAGGCTGGAGGCCGACGGCACGGTGCTGGCCGTCAAAATCGCCAAGCACGTCGATGGCCCGGTGAAGGTGATCTGGAGCCGCGAGGAAGACATCCAGCACGATATGTATCGGCCTTACTACTTCGATCAACTCTCCGCCGGACTTGATGCGGCGGGCAAGCCGGTTGCCTGGAAGCATCGGATCGCCGGCTCGTCAATCACCGCTCGCTATATTCCCTATTGGTTCAAGGACGGATTAGACTTCGATGCCGTAGAAGCTGCGGCCGAGCCGCCCTATGAGCTGCCCAATATCCACGTCGACTATGTCCGGGTCGAGCCCCCTGGTGTCCGGACGGCTTTCTGGCGCGGCGTTGGACCGACTCACAATGTTTTTGTGGTCGAAAGCTTCATGGATGAGCTCGCGCATGCCGCCAAGCAGGATCCTGTCGCCTATCGCATGGGATTGCTTGGTCACAATCCGCGAGCGCTTGCTGTTCTGTCCCTTGCCGCGGAAAAAGCCGGGTGGGGATCACGACTTCCCGCACGGCATGGCCGCGGGATTTCGGTACAATTCGCGTTCGGAAGTTACCTGTCGCAGGTCGCCGAGGTCGAAGTGGCGACCGATGGTTCTGTCAAAGTCAAGCGGATCGTCTGTGCGGTCGATTGCGGCATGCACGTCAATCCCGATACGATCGAAGCACAGGTTCAGGGCGGAACGCTTTTCGGGCTGACCGCGGCGCTCTACGGGTCAATCACTTTCAAGGATGGGCGCGTCGAGCAGAGCAATTTCGACAGCTATCTGCCGATGCGTATCGATGAGGTGCCGGTGGTGGAGACGCACTTGATTAAGAATGCCGAAGCTCCAGGTGGCATTGGTGAAGCTCCAACATCCATTGTCAGTGCTGCGGTGACAAATGCGATCTTCGCCGCGACCGGGAAGCGCCTGCGCAGCCTGCCGATCGATACAAATTCGCTGAAGTCGTCGTCTTAG
- a CDS encoding peroxiredoxin-like family protein: MTTDITIALAQAAEYLKASGQTEKALTAGQRAPDFSLPNQDGEKTSSASILRRGPLLVTFYSGSWCPGCNLSLTALEELRPLIEARGASLVAISPQTVKENARTRRTTQVTLPILCDKGGRIALQFGVRWRIPEVLQTLHLESGIDLPSLHGEDSWTLPIPARFVVDQDGVIAYSEVDPDQTHRSNPSDLLPILDRLWSARGA; this comes from the coding sequence ATGACCACTGATATCACGATTGCCTTGGCGCAGGCTGCGGAATACCTGAAGGCCTCCGGCCAAACTGAGAAGGCGTTAACCGCTGGACAACGCGCCCCGGACTTCTCTCTGCCCAACCAAGATGGCGAAAAAACCTCGTCGGCGTCGATACTGCGCCGCGGTCCGCTCCTTGTAACCTTCTATAGCGGCAGTTGGTGTCCCGGTTGCAATCTCAGTTTAACGGCGCTCGAAGAACTCCGCCCACTAATCGAGGCACGTGGAGCTTCACTGGTCGCCATCTCGCCGCAGACAGTTAAGGAGAATGCAAGAACCCGAAGGACCACGCAGGTAACGCTACCAATCTTGTGCGACAAAGGCGGGAGGATTGCGCTGCAGTTCGGCGTTCGTTGGCGCATTCCCGAGGTGCTCCAGACATTGCATCTGGAGAGCGGAATCGATCTGCCGAGCCTTCACGGAGAGGATAGCTGGACGCTTCCAATCCCGGCTAGGTTCGTTGTCGATCAAGACGGGGTCATCGCCTACTCGGAAGTCGATCCGGATCAAACTCACCGGTCCAACCCATCGGACCTCCTTCCAATACTGGATCGCCTCTGGAGCGCACGGGGCGCGTAG
- a CDS encoding Dps family protein, with protein MGMEDARTRHEARLDPPSNLGCNATKDISAALTAVLADVFALYVKTKNFHWHISGPHFRDYHLLLDEQAAQISAITDEIAERARKIGGTTIRSIGHIARVKHIEDNDADFVTPEDMLAELKEDNLTLTQRMRETHNVCVEHGDVATASLIENWIDEAERRTWFLFEATRRA; from the coding sequence ATGGGCATGGAAGACGCGAGGACGCGCCACGAGGCACGGCTCGACCCGCCGAGCAATCTCGGCTGCAACGCCACCAAGGATATTTCGGCCGCCCTCACTGCGGTTCTGGCGGACGTGTTCGCGCTTTACGTCAAGACCAAGAACTTCCATTGGCACATATCGGGCCCGCATTTCCGGGATTATCACCTCCTTCTTGACGAGCAGGCCGCGCAGATTTCCGCAATAACGGACGAAATTGCGGAAAGAGCCCGCAAGATCGGCGGCACAACGATCCGCTCGATCGGCCACATCGCCAGGGTGAAGCATATCGAGGACAATGATGCGGATTTCGTCACACCCGAAGACATGCTGGCCGAGCTGAAGGAAGACAACCTGACGCTCACCCAGCGCATGCGGGAGACCCACAATGTCTGCGTCGAGCATGGCGATGTTGCCACGGCCAGCCTGATCGAAAACTGGATCGACGAAGCGGAACGTCGCACATGGTTCCTGTTCGAGGCGACCAGGAGAGCTTAA